The following proteins are encoded in a genomic region of Rattus rattus isolate New Zealand chromosome 2, Rrattus_CSIRO_v1, whole genome shotgun sequence:
- the LOC116891034 gene encoding LOW QUALITY PROTEIN: keratin-associated protein 5-10-like (The sequence of the model RefSeq protein was modified relative to this genomic sequence to represent the inferred CDS: deleted 1 base in 1 codon): MAIDQPPPQHTSTPKAQEPPIYTSSLSICSSDLLLPQTNTRTMTCCGCSGGCGSSCGGCGSSCGGCGSSCGGCGSCCCKPVCCCVPVCSCSSCGGCKGGCGSCGGCKGGCGSCGGCGSCGGCKGGCGSCGGCGSCGGCGSCGGCKGSCGSCGGCKGGCGSCGGCGSCGGCKGGCGSCGGCKGGCGCGSCGGCGSCGGCGSCGGCKGGCGSCGGCKGGCGSCGGCGSCGGCRGGCGSCGGCKGGGGSLWGGCGSCGGCGSCGGCGSCGGCQSSCCQSSSCSRRPSPVLDGKEQITALMLP, translated from the exons GCTCAGGAGCCTCCAATCTACACATCTTCCCTCTCCATCTGCTCCTCTGATCTACTCCTCCCTCAAACCAATACCAGAACCATGACCTGCTGTGGctgctcaggaggctgtggctccagctgtgggggctgtggctccagctgtgggggctgtggctccagctgtgggggctgtggctcctgctgctgcaagcctgtgtgctgctgtgtgcctgtctgttcTTGTTCCAGCTGTGgaggctgcaagggaggctgtggctcctgtgggg gctgcaagggaggctgtggctcctgtgggggctgtggctcctgtggaggctgcaagggaggctgtggctcctgtggaggctgtggctcctgtgggggctgtggctcctgtggaggCTGCAAAGGAagctgtggctcctgtggaggctgcaagggaggctgtggctcctgtgggggctgtggctcctgtgggggctgTAAGGgcggctgtggctcctgtggaggctgcaagggaggctgtggctgtggctcctgtgggggctgtggctcctgtggaggctgtggctcctgtggaggctgcaagggaggctgtggctcctgtggaggctgcaagggaggctgtggctcctgtgggggctgtggctcctgtggaggctgtaggggaggctgtggctcctgtggaggCTGCAAGGGAGGCGGTGGCTCG CTGtggggaggctgtggctcctgtgggggctgtggctcctgtgggggctgtggctcctgtgggggctgCCAGTccagctgctgtcagtccagctccT GTTCAAGGCGTCCTTCTCCAGTCCTTGATGGGAAGGAACAAATCACTGCCCTGATGCTTCCCTGA